The Nostoc cf. commune SO-36 genomic sequence TGGCTATTGAAATGGACGAGCGTGAACAGCAATATCCTGAACGACGGTCTGGGAACTGGGCAGATCGCTTTGAACGCTTTGACCTGATGGTGTCAGAGGCTGGAAAAGGACTGCGGAAAGAAGATGATGTGCTGGAATTAGAGGATATTAAGCACTTAATTGGTTTGCCAGGGTCGGGTAAAACTACCTTACTGGTGTTGATAGCTGTCTGGTTGGGGCTACATGCTTATAAAGCAATGTTTGTATTCCCCTCAATTGAAGTTGCTAGACAGTACATGGCTGATTTGGCATTTCATCAAGTTAAGGTGGGAATGCTTGTCGGTCAAGGTGATGAAACTCGTCGTCGCCATGCAGATAATATTGCAGAAGCGATCGCTGCTATAGGAAACAATGGTGGTTTTGCTTACAGCTTAGAACAGGCAGAAGTTTTTGGACTGAACTGCGTTCTACCAGCCTTTTCAACTGCGGATATGTCTTTGTGGGGCTTTGGTTATGCACCTTGCAATGAGGTATTGCAAGGAGGGGGGAAACAGGGAAAGATGAAAAAATGCCTGTGTCCCCTCTGGACAATGTGCGGTCGTAACAAAGCACAGCGAGATTTATTGGATGCTAATATTTGGGTTGGTCATGTGCGATCGCTCGATACTCAAATATCACCCCATGCGACTTACGAACAATTACGATATTTTGAATTAATTGCCCGAACTTTTGACCTAGTGGTTTTCGACGAAGGCGACATGGTGCAGAAAGTCTTAGATGATTATGGGGCTGCAACTTTAAGTATTTCCGGCTCAGAGCGATCGATTCATAGAGTCATTCTCGAACAAATTCTTAATCGCTTTGCTCGTGGTGAAAACTATCGACTATTTGATCGGGATATAGAACTTTATAGTCGTGACTTAGCGGAATTTGGCAATCATAATACCTCTTTGATTACCACCATCCATAATATGTCAGCGTCGCGGGTAAAAGAACGCTACGAAAATCAATTACTGACTGTATTAACGGATTGTTAGCGAACTCTTGAATAGTGTTAAAAAATCTACTAAGCAAGATGAAATTGATGAACAAGAAGCCAAAACAGAAGTTACCAGAAGTCGAGCTTTAGCGGAATTTTGGGAAAAAGCAGCATATAACGCCTTTTATGACCGCACAGGTGTTAATAACCCTCAAGATTTTTAAAGCTGATTTTTGGCCTCATTACATAGGCATAAATAAAGAAACTTAGAACAGCAATGGAATACTCTCATTCAGCATTTTCGGCGCTACTTAGCTGAAAATTTGATTAAACACCGTGATGCGATCGTTCAAGAAATTATCGAATTATTTTTCAAACTCTGTTTTCCCAAGCATCAATTAACTATCGAAGCTGAGGATTTAATTAAATTACTGATAACTGTTACATTCGTAATTTTGGGTTATCAGCGAATTGTACCAGGAACAAGAACAATGGTTGCAGAAGGCTTTATTCGTGATCCTATTGTAGAATCTACTGCATCACCAGAACTCAGAAAATTTATTCCAGAAAGCATTTTAGGTTCATTTTCTGGTGTGCAATATAGTTTTTTTAAAGCCCTAACAACGCGCACTGCTGCCAGAAACGTGGAATTATCTTACATTACATTTGTAGGTGCGCCTCGGATGTTAATGCACCGCTTTCATCGGTTGTTAGAAGCAGATAATGGACAAGCAAGCCCAGCTATTTTAATTACATCAGCCACATCATTTTTACAAGCAAGTCCAGCCTATCATATTAACGCTGGGCCACATTATTTACTTAAAGCACGTCAGCCAAAAAATCATACATCAGCAAAAAGCACTTATTGTTTCAAATGGTTTTCAGATAGTCAACGAGGTGATCAGCCTTTACTATACAGTGGCGCAGGCGATCCCGACCTGCAAAAACGTAATCTTCAGCTGATGGTAGATGCTCTTGTTAAAGGAGGAACTACTAAATCTGAAATTTATAAAGCTATGAATAAATTTGATGTTAAGTCTGGTATTCGACGTAAAGCCGCTTTAGTTGTTAACAGTTATGATCAAGCTCGCCATATTAAGAAATACATAAATAACTATTATCCTGATATTGGTAGGTATACAAAAGCAGTTGTTAACTCTTTGAGAGAAGGAGAACAACCAAAGGATTTTGTCACTTCTGCTCAGTGTGAAGCATTGGGAGATGATGAAAACTGTGACATTTTAATTTTTCCCATGCTGGCAATTGGTAGAGGTGTCAACATAGTTTTCACCAAAGGGGAAAGGAAACTAGATGCAGCAATTGGCTCGATTTACTTCCTCACTCGTCCTCATCCTACCAAAAATGATATGCAGCTTTTGTACAGTTTGGCAGGACGAGCAACACAAGAATTTGATAGTCGAGTTTTTAGTGAAACAGAAGATTTGAATGCCATAGCAACAGCTTGGCGACAATCTAGAAAAGACCTCTGGTTAACTGCCAATAGATTGTTACGTGAACCCTTAATGGCAAGCCGTTTATGGCCTGAACTATTCAAATCATTTATGGCTAATCAAATGGTAGCTATTCTGCAAACAATTGGTCGAGGGATGCGGAATGGATGCCCGGTATCAGTTTACTTTGTTGATGCAGCTTGGGCTAAAAAATCAACAGAAGGTAAACCCGACTCTGGACGAGATAGTATGCTGGTTCAGATGCGAATTATTTTAGAAGAATGTGTGAACCATGAAGACCCCGTAATTCGAGAAATTTATCAAGAACTGTATGGCGCATTTCTAGAACCTTTACAGCACATTCAAGGAGTAATTTATCCTGATGAATTACATTCCTTAGAAGAATCGGCGGATGAAGAAGAAGGTTTTGACGAGTTTTCACCACTATTGGAGATGTAAAAATGATGAATAACTTTGATAATGAAATTGAATTGGAAGAAGATTTATTGGCAGAAGACGAAGACGAAGAAACTGAAGGTGATTTAGTCTCAGATACATTGTATATCCAGCAAGGTGCAATCAAACCAATTGCAAAATTTCCTTTGGCTTTTAGCGTACCAGATAAACTACTACCAATTATAGTAGAGGGTTGTAACCTTACTTGGACAAAAGCAGCTTTGCAATGTTTTAGCGAGATTCGACAAGGAGATAATGTCACAAATCTTCCTTATGGCTCATTGCGAAATTTTCTACAAATAGTGCTAAAAGATGCTACGCGAATTGAACCAGAGATAGGTCTTAGCAAGAGTGCATTTTATCATGCTAGCAAGGGAGATGAGCCAGAACCTTTTGTTTACCTTACTGGTGGCAATGAGGAAGAAATAAATAGAATACTTCGCCCAATTATTAATGATTGGTTAATAAACTATCTCAAACCATTTGCTGAGAAGGAGGATATATCAATAAACATTATTGAGCGCTTAGAGGATGTGCAAGAAAGAGGAGATTTAATAAAAGTTTCTCCATTCAAATCTCAAGTATTACCTTGGGCTTGGAATAAAGAAACGGAAACAACTCAACCTAAAGATAAATATGCATATCGAATGCTTGCAGATTATCTGGCTCGTCAAATTGCTGGAAAAATAATTTTTCCAGGTTTAAAGCCAATGAAACGCATTATTTTCAGCAATGGCACATTTACTTCTGGTATTGCAAAACTGATTACAGAGCCGATTTCCTTAGAGGGAACAAAAGGAAAATTCAGTTTTGTCGTAAGTTTAGAAGTTGTTACTTATCCATCTTTACATCAACCTTTATTAAAAGTTGAGGTTTCTAAACGTCGCTGGTTCACTCAGCTAAAAGCTCCTAAATATGACCGCAGAAATATTAGCGGTTTCATATTTTCTCAAGAGCATACCGATCGAGCCTTTAACTATCAATTAAAATGCGAACGAGATAAAAAAGGCAAAAATGCTAAAACTAACAAGGAAGAGCAGGTAAAATGGGTTTGGAGAACAGATAAAGATTTTGAAATCCTGCGGAGAGAATTAAATCTTGGGTCATCTTGTGATGGTCAAGAAATCGCTTTAGGTTCAGCCTCTACTAATAGCTGTGAGGTACTTCTAACTTACCGTAATGGACTTCAAGATAATTCAGAAGACGATGAGGAAATTCCAGAAAAATATGGTATCGAAACAGGTGTACCAGAGCGCGATAAATTAGACGCTTTTGAAGCGATCGCTCAAATTCTTCAACCATTAGGAATGCAAGTATTCAATAAATATTCTTTGGTTAAATCAATCCATGACTGGAAGAACGCACAGAAAGCGACACGCATGATTAATCTTCCTACACTCCTTGGTGGTGTTTTGGAAGCTCTTGAAACAAATACAAACTTGGAATTTACTCCGAAATATCTCGATCAACTCAATGATAAACAAATTGATGACTTACTAAGTAAATATTTTGACATTCGC encodes the following:
- a CDS encoding pPIWI_RE_Z domain-containing protein; translation: MSLAYVTHQSVKHAIALYNNYHYSNNTQGTYEIDIETLHFQRTDALEDSQITKARQILSNPLPYDTYGFTVADPRQPMAVALGEDSTSVKLDIPRISAPIAAHRTHSLNRQPRGKIRIPLKELRDLAIEMDEREQQYPERRSGNWADRFERFDLMVSEAGKGLRKEDDVLELEDIKHLIGLPGSGKTTLLVLIAVWLGLHAYKAMFVFPSIEVARQYMADLAFHQVKVGMLVGQGDETRRRHADNIAEAIAAIGNNGGFAYSLEQAEVFGLNCVLPAFSTADMSLWGFGYAPCNEVLQGGGKQGKMKKCLCPLWTMCGRNKAQRDLLDANIWVGHVRSLDTQISPHATYEQLRYFELIARTFDLVVFDEGDMVQKVLDDYGAATLSISGSERSIHRVILEQILNRFARGENYRLFDRDIELYSRDLAEFGNHNTSLITTIHNMSASRVKERYENQLLTVLTDC
- a CDS encoding pPIWI_RE module domain-containing protein; translation: MMNNFDNEIELEEDLLAEDEDEETEGDLVSDTLYIQQGAIKPIAKFPLAFSVPDKLLPIIVEGCNLTWTKAALQCFSEIRQGDNVTNLPYGSLRNFLQIVLKDATRIEPEIGLSKSAFYHASKGDEPEPFVYLTGGNEEEINRILRPIINDWLINYLKPFAEKEDISINIIERLEDVQERGDLIKVSPFKSQVLPWAWNKETETTQPKDKYAYRMLADYLARQIAGKIIFPGLKPMKRIIFSNGTFTSGIAKLITEPISLEGTKGKFSFVVSLEVVTYPSLHQPLLKVEVSKRRWFTQLKAPKYDRRNISGFIFSQEHTDRAFNYQLKCERDKKGKNAKTNKEEQVKWVWRTDKDFEILRRELNLGSSCDGQEIALGSASTNSCEVLLTYRNGLQDNSEDDEEIPEKYGIETGVPERDKLDAFEAIAQILQPLGMQVFNKYSLVKSIHDWKNAQKATRMINLPTLLGGVLEALETNTNLEFTPKYLDQLNDKQIDDLLSKYFDIRLEGIHWGRKALQFSQRTKNQTGDLQAITQANQAAMQRLYPNEQPSLFIFYEAHLKTEAKLLQKVTQLLWGDTLEIEINRLPEDTHGPREGLPEKDEKAEKRSRERIKAWESTAQQIKKLNQPTFCLIMARQFYPNPNGQNTVKPDDKVNKPSTRQALAKVGAAVQFLLPIEKTRKTNGLKLADFFHRMQSALKDLIFAHSGRIDDVKGKVDKYLQNIPPEARPKEIIVITIVRKQKGRVRGKIESTFLPIAIRINVDTGKCEFCCAYDRGNLVISSWTGFSDARAFVAELTPIKLADKEEVRKTRFMDFVKQVISDSVEGGKQPLVMIDSSNCVQLWPWLADTKINANKINLGQKHENMEVDWQSARIIRIRQEIAPSIIEKKVRHIIETSVEDTRTKEELKELPPTLEIPSASSATGLFRLSATNQTRCVALSICGA